A single Kribbella aluminosa DNA region contains:
- a CDS encoding FxsA family protein — protein MPWLIGLALLAVPIVEIFVIIQVGHAIGGWPTVGLLALETVFGAWLLKRAGRRAWTTLQAAVQSANLPGANLTGATVTDGKGTGGSSPGRDLTDSGMVLIGGALVIIPGFISDAVGLFFLLPFTRPLARRLTTRFLTRRAATLTPPDFTPFMPGATQPRRPASGDVIQGEVVDPEK, from the coding sequence ATGCCGTGGTTGATCGGGCTTGCACTGCTGGCCGTACCGATCGTGGAGATCTTCGTGATCATCCAGGTAGGCCACGCCATCGGCGGCTGGCCCACCGTCGGCCTGCTCGCCCTGGAAACCGTCTTCGGCGCCTGGCTCCTGAAGCGCGCCGGCCGCCGTGCCTGGACCACCCTCCAAGCAGCCGTCCAGTCGGCCAACCTCCCGGGAGCCAACCTGACCGGCGCCACCGTCACCGACGGGAAGGGCACCGGTGGCAGCTCGCCCGGCCGTGACCTGACCGACAGCGGCATGGTGCTGATCGGCGGAGCCCTGGTGATCATCCCCGGCTTCATCTCCGACGCCGTGGGACTTTTCTTCCTCCTCCCGTTCACCCGGCCCCTGGCCCGGCGCCTCACCACGCGCTTCCTGACCCGCCGCGCCGCCACCCTCACCCCACCCGACTTCACCCCGTTCATGCCCGGCGCCACCCAGCCCCGCCGGCCCGCCTCCGGCGACGTCATCCAAGGCGAAGTAGTCGACCCGGAGAAGTAG
- a CDS encoding GDSL-type esterase/lipase family protein codes for MHTVPLTIDLLRGALDLEPTARGVLPHRLPAWARTQYDDPQMDMVDSQPSGVRLVFRTAATRIELDTLPTKRDYVGAPARPDGVYDVLVDGRLFTQLTAPDGDVITIDLVTGSTQTRQGTPQTLRIEGLAAAPKTVEIWLPHDETTELVALRTDQPVEPVPSARRVWLHHGSSISHGSNATHPTGTWPALAAAQADVELLNLGFGGSAYLQPFIARTIRDTPADLISLKLGINIVNSDSLRLRTFTPGVHGFLDTIRDGHPETPLLVVSSILCPIHEDTPGPTGWNLEALAAGQLRFTATGNPDDVPAGKLTLSVIRAELARIVAQRALDDPNLHYLDGRTLYGEPDNAAHRLSDDLHPDAATHQVMADRFTEHAFSSKGPFVTG; via the coding sequence ATGCACACCGTCCCCCTCACCATCGACCTCCTCCGCGGAGCCCTCGACCTCGAGCCGACCGCGCGCGGCGTCCTGCCGCACCGCCTCCCCGCCTGGGCGCGAACGCAGTACGACGACCCCCAGATGGACATGGTCGACTCCCAGCCGTCCGGCGTACGGCTCGTCTTCCGCACCGCAGCCACGCGGATCGAGCTCGACACCCTCCCGACCAAGCGCGACTACGTCGGCGCGCCCGCACGCCCCGACGGTGTGTACGACGTACTCGTCGACGGCCGGCTGTTCACCCAGCTCACCGCCCCCGACGGCGACGTGATCACGATCGACCTGGTGACCGGCTCCACCCAGACCCGGCAAGGCACACCGCAGACCCTCCGCATCGAGGGCCTCGCCGCCGCGCCGAAGACCGTGGAGATCTGGCTCCCGCACGACGAGACCACCGAACTGGTTGCCCTGCGCACCGACCAGCCGGTCGAACCGGTACCGTCCGCCCGCCGCGTCTGGCTGCACCACGGCAGCTCGATCAGCCACGGCTCGAACGCGACCCACCCGACCGGCACCTGGCCGGCCCTCGCCGCGGCACAGGCCGACGTCGAACTGCTGAACCTCGGCTTCGGCGGCAGCGCGTACCTGCAGCCGTTCATCGCGCGCACGATCCGCGACACGCCCGCCGACCTGATCAGCCTGAAGCTCGGCATCAACATCGTGAACTCCGACAGCCTCCGGCTGCGCACCTTCACGCCCGGCGTCCACGGCTTCCTCGACACCATCCGCGACGGCCACCCGGAAACGCCGCTGCTGGTCGTCTCCTCGATCCTCTGCCCGATCCACGAGGACACCCCCGGCCCGACCGGCTGGAACCTCGAGGCCCTCGCCGCGGGTCAGCTACGGTTCACCGCGACCGGCAACCCCGACGACGTCCCGGCCGGCAAACTCACCCTGTCGGTCATCCGCGCCGAACTCGCCCGCATCGTGGCCCAGCGCGCTCTCGACGACCCCAACCTGCACTACCTCGACGGCCGCACCCTGTACGGCGAACCGGACAATGCCGCGCACCGGCTGAGCGACGACCTGCACCCGGACGCCGCCACGCACCAGGTGATGGCCGACCGTTTCACCGAGCATGCGTTCAGCTCGAAGGGTCCGTTCGTTACCGGCTGA
- a CDS encoding efflux RND transporter periplasmic adaptor subunit: MVLPRHKLRGLSFVNVALVAIVLVIGVTAYFLFFKKDPPAAGATRPSVAVQRGAVTASVSSSGTLQSSTTAAPQFETSGTVTQVLVKVGQVVAKGAAIAKIDPSGAERQLVIAQQNQIASANSVTAAEGSLSDAQNALTAAEAASASPSPTPTPSNGQQQTQSQSQGQSQGQSPEVAVSNAEAGLAKAKADKEQADQNVDAAEAAVAATTLKAPIAGTITAVNGAVGSASGGSSSGSGSGSSGGQGSTSGQGSSSTSSSTSSTSGTGFADIADLKSLQVVAAFAEADAIKIKAGQSATVTLNAEPGTTLTASLAAVSPTPTTTNGVVSYSATFSLAKLPANARIGQTANVTVQTAKAANALYVPSTAIATSGTTYTVTMADGSGSRDVKIGVRGDSYTQIVSGVNEGDQIELLQGSIGGTGTQTGQNRQGQLGGGQYPGGGAGGGLGRGTGSGAGGGGFGGR, translated from the coding sequence ATGGTGCTACCCCGCCACAAGCTCCGTGGCCTCAGTTTCGTGAACGTGGCCCTGGTGGCCATTGTGCTCGTCATCGGCGTGACCGCCTACTTCCTGTTCTTCAAGAAGGATCCACCGGCCGCCGGCGCGACCCGGCCGTCGGTCGCCGTCCAGCGCGGCGCGGTCACCGCCAGCGTCAGCTCCAGCGGCACCCTGCAAAGCTCGACGACTGCTGCGCCGCAGTTCGAGACCTCCGGAACCGTCACCCAGGTCCTGGTCAAGGTCGGCCAGGTGGTCGCGAAGGGCGCGGCGATCGCGAAGATCGACCCGTCCGGCGCCGAACGGCAGCTGGTGATCGCCCAGCAGAACCAGATCGCCTCGGCGAACTCGGTGACCGCGGCCGAGGGCTCACTGAGCGACGCGCAGAACGCCCTCACCGCTGCGGAGGCGGCGTCGGCCTCCCCGTCGCCGACCCCGACGCCGAGCAACGGTCAGCAGCAGACCCAGAGCCAGTCTCAAGGTCAGAGTCAGGGTCAGAGCCCGGAAGTTGCCGTCAGCAACGCGGAGGCCGGCCTGGCGAAGGCGAAGGCGGACAAGGAACAGGCCGACCAGAACGTCGACGCCGCCGAGGCCGCGGTCGCGGCGACCACGCTGAAGGCTCCGATCGCCGGCACCATCACCGCGGTGAACGGCGCGGTCGGCTCGGCATCCGGCGGCTCCAGCTCAGGTTCAGGGAGCGGGAGCAGCGGCGGGCAAGGCTCGACCTCAGGTCAAGGTTCATCCTCGACCTCCAGCAGTACGTCGAGCACGTCGGGCACCGGCTTCGCCGACATCGCCGACCTCAAGTCGCTCCAGGTGGTGGCGGCGTTCGCCGAGGCCGACGCGATCAAGATCAAGGCCGGCCAGTCCGCGACCGTGACCCTGAACGCCGAGCCCGGTACGACGCTGACCGCCTCGCTGGCGGCCGTGTCGCCGACCCCCACCACGACCAACGGCGTCGTCTCGTACTCGGCGACGTTCAGCCTCGCCAAGCTCCCGGCGAACGCCCGGATCGGCCAGACCGCGAACGTCACGGTCCAGACCGCGAAGGCCGCGAACGCCCTCTATGTCCCGAGCACCGCGATCGCGACCAGTGGCACGACGTACACGGTGACGATGGCCGACGGCAGCGGGTCCCGTGACGTCAAGATCGGTGTCCGCGGCGACAGCTACACCCAGATCGTGTCCGGCGTGAACGAGGGCGACCAGATCGAGCTGCTGCAGGGCTCCATCGGCGGCACCGGTACGCAGACCGGCCAGAACCGGCAGGGCCAGCTCGGCGGCGGCCAGTACCCCGGCGGCGGCGCCGGTGGTGGGCTCGGTCGTGGAACTGGCAGCGGAGCCGGTGGCGGTGGTTTCGGTGGCCGCTGA
- a CDS encoding OAM dimerization domain-containing protein — MSIIRPYGDTTGDGMVQLSFTLPVPHDKRAEGAAVQLANKMGMDPALVVHSKPIGPDFTFFVVYGPVNHLVDTSKVEVIERDYPLLSPKEVNLAIRKGLRRRLTVVGACIGTDAHTVGIDAILNIKGFAGEKGLEYYRELKVVNLGAQVAVPELVRRAKADKADAILVSQVVTQREAHVLNTREMSAAFREAYSEDARPVLVAGGPRFTEQMAGELGVDRVFGRGTTPGEVASYLVDALVTKRHSYRTVA; from the coding sequence ATGAGCATCATCCGGCCGTACGGCGATACCACCGGCGACGGCATGGTCCAGCTGTCGTTCACGCTGCCGGTTCCGCACGACAAGCGGGCCGAGGGTGCGGCGGTGCAGCTGGCCAACAAGATGGGCATGGACCCGGCGCTGGTCGTGCACTCGAAGCCGATCGGCCCGGACTTCACGTTCTTCGTGGTGTACGGCCCGGTGAACCACCTGGTCGACACCTCGAAGGTCGAGGTGATCGAGCGCGACTACCCGCTGCTGTCGCCGAAGGAGGTCAACCTCGCGATCCGCAAGGGTCTGCGCCGCCGGCTGACCGTGGTCGGTGCCTGCATCGGCACGGACGCACACACGGTCGGTATCGACGCGATCCTCAACATCAAGGGTTTCGCCGGCGAGAAGGGCCTGGAGTACTACCGCGAGCTGAAGGTGGTGAACCTCGGCGCGCAGGTCGCCGTACCGGAGCTGGTCCGGCGGGCGAAGGCCGACAAGGCGGACGCGATCCTGGTCTCGCAGGTGGTCACGCAGCGCGAGGCGCACGTGCTGAACACCAGGGAGATGTCGGCGGCGTTCCGGGAGGCGTACTCCGAGGACGCGCGGCCGGTGCTGGTTGCCGGTGGCCCCCGTTTCACCGAGCAGATGGCGGGCGAGCTCGGCGTCGACCGGGTGTTCGGCCGCGGGACCACGCCGGGCGAGGTGGCCAGCTATCTCGTTGACGCGCTAGTGACCAAACGCCACTCCTACAGAACGGTTGCATAA
- a CDS encoding FUSC family protein, translating into MRVLGGRLIGGPAAGGGPAAARLSGLVGWLRRRDPGLAATRRAARTAVVMPLLFAFCAGVLKAPTVASFAAFGAFAMLLLVDFPGSAGQRIRAQLQLAVAWLVLVSLGTFAGYSVWSAVVVTAVVGFAVLFSGVVSSVLAGAGTSLLLSFILSVATPGSLSTLPDRLAGVAIAAVAAVFAVSFLWPRTSIDPLRAPAARVCRAAAAQLRSEALDSVDVCAVRTRETATLIDELRRTFTATPYRPTGLSTGSRALVRLVDELTWLSGILDEPGPEATTCDAESAAVHVAAAGVLACSAELLDDGSQNVDNLTSAAQVLRDAVTKLEDGAAGRLPSTYRSEADLLGSLNVSFRAQEVAFGVLLIAQNVETARRSDQRSWTDRLLGREPSALAGPFASATERAAAHLEPHSVWLHNSIRGAVGLAAAVALANVTGVQHGFWVILGTLSVLRSNALSTGQNAYRAIGGTVVGSIVGAVLLQLIGGNRTALWILLPIAVLVAGIVPAAISFATGQAAFTVTLVILFSIAQPEGWSLILFRIGDIALGCAVSVAVGLLFWPRGASKAVGKALAEAYLDSARYLVSVVGYAVSCCAPGPRMPQDGRRAAAAARRLDDTFRTYLAERGAKTVPLSEMTALVTGVVAVRLAADAVLELWERYADGRPPSDDRASAQAALLASADRLLQWYSNLAGALDGQASVPEPLPHDHPAKTRLVDAVRNDLYDADDQATPTAIRILWTNDHLEVVRRLQPSLVTAAQRT; encoded by the coding sequence ATGCGGGTGCTCGGTGGACGGCTGATCGGTGGGCCGGCAGCTGGTGGAGGGCCGGCCGCTGCGCGGCTGTCGGGGTTGGTCGGGTGGTTGCGGCGGCGGGATCCCGGGCTGGCGGCGACGCGGCGGGCGGCCCGGACCGCGGTGGTGATGCCGTTGTTGTTCGCGTTCTGTGCGGGGGTTCTGAAGGCGCCGACGGTGGCGAGCTTCGCGGCGTTCGGGGCGTTCGCGATGTTGCTGCTCGTCGACTTCCCGGGCAGTGCCGGGCAGCGGATCCGCGCGCAGCTCCAGTTGGCGGTCGCGTGGCTGGTGCTGGTGTCGCTCGGGACCTTCGCCGGGTACTCCGTGTGGTCAGCGGTCGTGGTGACCGCCGTCGTCGGGTTCGCCGTACTGTTCTCGGGCGTCGTCAGCTCGGTGCTTGCCGGCGCCGGTACGTCGTTGCTGCTGTCGTTCATCCTGTCCGTTGCCACGCCCGGCTCGCTGTCGACGCTGCCTGACCGGCTCGCCGGTGTCGCGATCGCCGCCGTCGCCGCGGTCTTCGCCGTGTCGTTCCTCTGGCCGCGGACGTCGATCGACCCGCTCCGGGCGCCGGCCGCGCGGGTGTGCCGGGCCGCCGCGGCGCAGTTGCGTTCGGAGGCGCTGGACTCCGTCGACGTGTGCGCCGTCCGCACGCGGGAGACCGCGACACTGATCGACGAACTCCGCCGTACGTTCACCGCGACGCCGTACCGCCCGACCGGGCTGTCCACCGGCTCGCGCGCCCTCGTCCGGCTCGTCGACGAACTCACCTGGCTGAGCGGCATCCTCGACGAACCGGGGCCCGAGGCAACGACCTGTGACGCGGAGTCCGCGGCCGTGCATGTCGCGGCCGCCGGCGTCCTCGCGTGCAGTGCCGAACTGCTCGACGACGGATCGCAGAATGTTGACAATCTGACGAGCGCAGCACAGGTACTGCGGGACGCGGTGACGAAGCTCGAGGATGGCGCCGCCGGCCGGCTGCCGTCGACGTACCGCTCGGAGGCCGACCTGCTCGGCAGCCTGAACGTGTCGTTCCGTGCGCAGGAGGTCGCGTTCGGGGTGCTGCTGATCGCGCAGAACGTCGAGACCGCCCGACGTTCTGATCAGCGCAGCTGGACCGACCGCCTCCTCGGTCGCGAGCCGAGTGCGCTCGCAGGCCCGTTCGCCAGCGCCACGGAACGCGCCGCCGCGCATCTCGAACCACATTCGGTCTGGCTGCACAACAGCATCCGCGGCGCGGTCGGTCTCGCCGCGGCGGTGGCGCTCGCGAACGTGACCGGCGTACAGCATGGTTTCTGGGTGATCCTCGGGACACTGTCGGTACTGCGGTCCAACGCGCTGAGCACCGGCCAGAACGCGTACCGGGCGATCGGCGGCACGGTCGTCGGCTCGATCGTCGGAGCCGTCCTGCTGCAGCTGATCGGCGGCAACCGGACCGCGTTGTGGATCCTGCTGCCGATCGCAGTACTCGTGGCCGGGATCGTGCCGGCAGCGATCTCGTTCGCGACCGGGCAGGCGGCGTTCACGGTGACGCTGGTGATCCTGTTCAGCATCGCGCAGCCGGAGGGCTGGTCGTTGATCCTGTTCCGGATCGGCGACATCGCGCTCGGGTGCGCGGTCAGCGTCGCGGTCGGCCTGCTGTTCTGGCCGCGCGGGGCGTCGAAGGCGGTCGGGAAGGCGCTGGCCGAGGCCTACCTCGACAGCGCGCGGTACCTCGTCAGCGTCGTCGGGTACGCCGTGTCGTGCTGCGCGCCCGGTCCGCGGATGCCGCAGGACGGGCGGCGCGCGGCGGCCGCGGCGCGGCGGCTGGACGACACGTTCCGCACGTACCTCGCAGAGCGGGGCGCGAAGACGGTTCCGCTGAGCGAGATGACGGCGCTCGTCACCGGTGTGGTCGCGGTCCGGTTGGCCGCGGACGCCGTACTCGAACTCTGGGAGCGGTACGCCGACGGGCGACCACCGTCGGACGACCGCGCCTCGGCGCAGGCGGCACTACTCGCGTCAGCGGACCGGCTGCTCCAGTGGTACTCGAACCTGGCCGGCGCCCTGGACGGCCAGGCGTCGGTACCGGAGCCGTTGCCCCACGACCACCCGGCGAAGACGCGCCTGGTGGACGCCGTACGGAACGACCTGTACGACGCCGACGACCAGGCGACGCCGACCGCGATCCGGATCCTCTGGACGAACGACCACCTGGAAGTCGTACGCCGCCTCCAGCCGAGCCTCGTCACCGCCGCCCAGCGGACCTAG
- a CDS encoding TetR/AcrR family transcriptional regulator produces the protein MARVGLSGARLAQAGAELADEAGFDRVTVSALARRFDVQVASLYSHVRNSDDLKTRIATVALSELADQAAAALAGRAGADALTAMANVYRTYAHEHPGRYAASRHNPIAVSSADYVAAGRRHSELWRAVLRGYNLGEPAQTDAVRLIGSVVHGYVTLELAGSFSYSAPDSADSWPRILDALDALLRTWS, from the coding sequence ATGGCAAGAGTGGGGTTGAGCGGCGCTCGACTGGCGCAGGCAGGCGCGGAGCTGGCGGACGAGGCCGGCTTCGACCGGGTCACCGTCTCGGCCCTGGCCCGCCGCTTCGACGTGCAGGTCGCCAGCCTGTACTCGCACGTCCGCAACTCCGACGACCTGAAGACCCGGATCGCCACCGTCGCCCTCAGCGAACTCGCCGACCAGGCCGCAGCCGCCCTCGCCGGCCGGGCCGGCGCCGATGCACTGACCGCCATGGCGAACGTCTACCGCACCTACGCCCACGAACACCCCGGCCGCTACGCGGCCTCCCGCCACAATCCAATTGCTGTGAGCTCAGCTGACTACGTGGCTGCTGGGCGGAGGCATTCGGAGCTGTGGCGGGCAGTGCTGCGTGGTTACAACCTGGGCGAGCCGGCGCAGACGGATGCCGTGCGGCTGATCGGGAGTGTCGTGCACGGCTACGTGACCCTCGAGCTCGCCGGCTCCTTCAGTTACAGCGCGCCGGACAGCGCCGACAGCTGGCCCCGCATCCTCGACGCCCTCGACGCCCTCCTTCGTACCTGGAGCTGA
- the lnt gene encoding apolipoprotein N-acyltransferase, whose amino-acid sequence MDRLKALGRLLPRVAAAVAAGAMLGFAFQPHDLPWLTIVAVPLFLAALHGISMKAGFLVGAGFGITYYAVLVPWLSVIGGDAAIALAVLEGLFYAVFGLFATQVLKLRLWPLWIPCLWVATEFATASVPFGGFPWGRLAWAFSDGSLGKLAAYVGIPGLSFVVAFVGVLVYAVLRRGTALRMRAVALVAGLAIVFGSALIHLSLAGDGKSVTTAMVQGNVPGKGLEFLGRARTVTRNHLQATLDLQKEIQAGTVKKPDLVIWPENSTDIDPYKDDETRADIEEAVKAVDVPILVGAVTEGPGPNERQTAGIVWDPATGPGQRYAKRHPVPFGEYIPFRNQLLPYIHRLEMIGAQTVPGVGPGVMPIRGVTYGDVICFELAYDNVIQDVVKGGAQVLIVQTNNATYGGTGQPEQQFAITRMRAIETGRTILIASTSGISGVIRPDGSVEHKSAQFTRDVYVANVPLKDGHTLATTLGGWPQWVLTALGLLGLVVAMVERRRTRGDKTPPPPATGSTKEREKVPA is encoded by the coding sequence GTGGACCGGTTGAAGGCGCTGGGGCGGCTGCTGCCGCGGGTGGCGGCGGCCGTGGCGGCCGGGGCGATGCTCGGTTTCGCGTTCCAGCCGCACGACCTGCCGTGGCTGACGATCGTCGCCGTTCCGCTCTTCCTGGCCGCGCTGCACGGGATCTCGATGAAGGCCGGCTTCCTGGTCGGCGCCGGCTTCGGGATCACCTACTACGCCGTCCTGGTGCCCTGGCTGAGCGTGATCGGCGGGGACGCCGCGATCGCGCTGGCGGTTCTCGAGGGGTTGTTCTACGCGGTCTTCGGGTTGTTCGCGACGCAGGTGCTGAAGCTTCGGCTGTGGCCGTTGTGGATCCCGTGCCTGTGGGTGGCGACCGAGTTCGCGACCGCGTCGGTGCCGTTCGGCGGGTTCCCGTGGGGGCGGCTCGCGTGGGCCTTCTCGGACGGGTCGCTCGGCAAGCTGGCGGCGTACGTCGGGATCCCGGGGCTGAGCTTCGTCGTCGCGTTCGTCGGCGTCCTCGTGTACGCCGTACTGCGCCGGGGGACCGCGCTGCGGATGCGGGCGGTGGCGCTGGTGGCAGGGCTGGCGATCGTGTTCGGGAGTGCGCTGATCCACCTGTCGCTCGCCGGTGACGGGAAGAGCGTGACGACCGCGATGGTGCAGGGCAACGTGCCGGGCAAGGGGCTCGAGTTCCTCGGCCGGGCGCGGACCGTGACCCGCAACCACCTGCAGGCGACGCTGGACCTGCAGAAGGAGATTCAGGCCGGGACCGTGAAGAAGCCGGACCTGGTGATCTGGCCGGAGAACTCCACCGACATCGACCCGTACAAGGACGACGAGACCCGGGCCGACATCGAGGAGGCCGTGAAGGCGGTGGACGTACCGATCCTGGTCGGCGCCGTCACCGAAGGCCCCGGGCCGAACGAGCGGCAGACCGCCGGGATCGTGTGGGACCCGGCGACCGGACCGGGTCAGCGGTACGCGAAGCGGCATCCGGTGCCGTTCGGCGAGTACATCCCGTTCCGCAACCAGCTGCTGCCGTACATCCACCGGCTGGAGATGATCGGCGCGCAGACGGTGCCCGGTGTCGGGCCCGGCGTGATGCCGATCCGCGGTGTGACGTACGGCGACGTGATCTGCTTCGAGCTGGCGTACGACAACGTGATCCAGGACGTCGTGAAGGGCGGTGCCCAGGTCCTGATCGTGCAGACCAACAACGCGACGTACGGCGGCACCGGGCAGCCCGAGCAGCAGTTCGCGATCACCCGGATGCGCGCGATCGAGACCGGCCGGACGATCCTGATCGCGTCCACCAGCGGGATCTCCGGGGTGATCCGCCCGGACGGGTCGGTCGAGCACAAGTCGGCGCAGTTCACCCGGGACGTGTACGTCGCGAACGTGCCGCTGAAGGACGGCCACACGCTGGCGACGACGCTCGGCGGCTGGCCACAGTGGGTGCTGACGGCGCTCGGGCTGCTCGGGCTGGTGGTCGCGATGGTCGAGCGTCGCCGTACCCGCGGGGACAAGACCCCACCGCCCCCGGCCACAGGTTCCACGAAGGAACGCGAGAAGGTGCCCGCCTGA
- a CDS encoding RNA polymerase-binding protein RbpA, translating into MSNRVLRGSGLGGVSFEDDRGVEFAPRQMITYDCPRGHVVEVTMAHDAEVPAIWECPHCGSEAARSTGEKPEPKQEKPARTHWDMLRERRSISELEELLAERVELLRKGEIGPAHLHRTKRTA; encoded by the coding sequence ATGTCTAATCGCGTACTGCGTGGTTCGGGGCTGGGTGGGGTCAGCTTCGAGGATGACCGTGGTGTTGAGTTCGCTCCCCGCCAGATGATCACGTACGACTGCCCCCGCGGCCATGTGGTCGAGGTCACGATGGCGCACGACGCCGAGGTGCCCGCGATCTGGGAGTGCCCGCACTGCGGCAGCGAGGCCGCCCGCTCCACCGGCGAGAAGCCGGAGCCGAAGCAGGAGAAGCCGGCCCGTACGCACTGGGACATGCTGCGCGAGCGCCGGAGCATCTCGGAGCTGGAGGAGCTGCTGGCCGAGCGGGTCGAGCTGCTCCGCAAGGGTGAGATCGGCCCGGCGCACCTGCACCGGACCAAGCGCACCGCCTGA
- a CDS encoding SRPBCC domain-containing protein has product MTDDGTIERGADRVTFRYERRLTQPIESVWKAITDPAAIEQWTGMRPELDLREGGSYVTRHQGDVRVVDRVLRLDPPRLFEHTFWEHVNPSAVVTWQLSPLEDQGCRLELTHVLSMDDVRAAMELGSSGVDPITVLSRNAAGWHHLLDRLQASLGEAVRPRSTEERKALQDHYAELSR; this is encoded by the coding sequence GTGACCGACGACGGCACCATCGAACGCGGCGCCGACCGGGTGACGTTTCGCTACGAACGCCGCCTCACGCAGCCGATCGAGTCGGTGTGGAAGGCGATCACCGATCCGGCCGCGATCGAGCAGTGGACCGGCATGCGGCCCGAGCTGGACCTTCGCGAGGGTGGGTCGTACGTGACTCGTCATCAGGGTGATGTGCGCGTCGTGGACCGGGTCCTGCGGCTCGATCCGCCGCGGTTGTTCGAGCACACCTTCTGGGAGCACGTGAATCCCAGCGCGGTCGTGACCTGGCAGTTGAGCCCGCTCGAGGACCAAGGCTGCCGGCTGGAACTGACCCATGTGCTGAGCATGGACGACGTGCGTGCGGCGATGGAGCTCGGATCGTCCGGGGTCGACCCGATCACCGTCCTGTCCCGCAACGCCGCCGGCTGGCATCATCTGCTCGACCGGCTCCAGGCCAGTCTGGGCGAAGCCGTCCGGCCGCGGTCGACAGAGGAGCGAAAGGCGCTGCAGGACCACTACGCGGAGCTCAGCCGGTAA
- a CDS encoding hotdog domain-containing protein, translating to MSKATIGLTVKHRRYVPYSHAHYAGNLVDGAYVLALFGDVATEVCIQADGDEGLFASYSDVQFLQPLRAGDVVEVSATISRVGNRSRDLDFSAYVVCRGRPDRSASAAEVLGEPLEITRAKGTVVVPVG from the coding sequence GTGTCGAAGGCAACTATTGGTCTGACCGTCAAGCATCGCCGGTACGTCCCGTACAGCCACGCGCACTACGCCGGGAACCTGGTCGACGGCGCCTACGTGCTCGCGCTCTTCGGCGACGTCGCGACCGAGGTGTGCATCCAGGCGGACGGTGACGAGGGCCTGTTCGCGTCGTACTCCGACGTACAGTTCCTGCAGCCGCTCCGGGCCGGCGACGTGGTCGAGGTGTCCGCGACGATCAGCCGGGTCGGCAACCGCAGCCGGGACCTCGATTTCAGCGCGTACGTCGTCTGCCGCGGTCGTCCGGACCGATCCGCCTCGGCTGCCGAAGTACTCGGCGAACCGCTGGAGATCACCCGGGCCAAGGGGACCGTTGTCGTCCCGGTTGGGTGA
- a CDS encoding ArsR/SmtB family transcription factor translates to MDSFGVLAQPQRRLILDALIQGERPVGDLVDELGLSQPVVSKQLRILREAEMVVVRGDSQRRLYRINPAPFAEIDAWLDRYRQFWARRLDALQAHLETEEHQ, encoded by the coding sequence GTGGACTCGTTCGGTGTCTTGGCCCAGCCGCAGCGGCGCCTGATCCTCGACGCGCTGATCCAGGGCGAACGTCCGGTGGGCGACCTGGTCGACGAGCTCGGCCTGAGCCAGCCGGTGGTGTCCAAGCAGCTGCGGATCCTGCGCGAGGCCGAGATGGTCGTGGTGCGCGGGGACAGCCAACGGCGGCTGTACCGGATCAATCCCGCCCCGTTCGCCGAGATCGATGCCTGGCTGGATCGCTACCGCCAGTTCTGGGCACGCCGGCTCGATGCCTTGCAAGCACATCTCGAGACAGAGGAGCACCAGTGA
- a CDS encoding Type 1 glutamine amidotransferase-like domain-containing protein, which yields MTRAVLIPTAANPLPSAPWVDAAHELLTGAGIRVDQLDVEHADEDEVRRTLGQAQLVFVAGGFPLFLLEHAMHSGFARLVVPAVRSGRLDYVGISAGAALAAPDLAYFREPDAAIDPGDPRVTGSTAGLSLVPFLVLAHRNRGRAARHDRQLTEQGAEHFVSIDDDQAVTIDGNTWRLVHSR from the coding sequence GTGACGCGAGCGGTTCTGATCCCCACCGCGGCCAACCCGTTGCCGTCGGCACCGTGGGTCGATGCGGCTCACGAGTTGTTGACCGGTGCCGGCATCCGGGTCGACCAGCTGGATGTCGAACACGCTGATGAGGACGAGGTACGGCGGACGCTCGGCCAGGCACAGCTGGTGTTCGTCGCGGGCGGGTTTCCGCTGTTCCTCCTCGAGCACGCGATGCACTCCGGGTTTGCGCGTCTCGTCGTACCCGCGGTGCGCAGCGGTCGCCTCGACTACGTCGGCATCTCCGCCGGCGCCGCCCTCGCGGCACCGGATCTGGCCTATTTCCGGGAACCTGACGCCGCGATCGATCCCGGCGATCCACGGGTCACCGGGTCGACCGCCGGCCTGTCCCTGGTTCCCTTCCTCGTGCTCGCGCACCGCAATCGCGGCCGCGCCGCCCGCCACGACCGCCAGCTCACCGAGCAGGGCGCCGAGCACTTCGTCTCCATCGACGACGACCAGGCCGTGACCATCGACGGCAACACCTGGCGCCTCGTCCACTCCCGCTGA